From Cellulomonas oligotrophica, a single genomic window includes:
- a CDS encoding CCA tRNA nucleotidyltransferase has translation MPTSPDDHRPALNQLQRRAIEVLATVAPDALALGERFREQGHELALVGGPVRDAFLGRTSNDLDFATSASPDQAEPLLAAWGDAHWDIGREFGTVGARRFAGRHGAASADVVVEVTTYRTDEYDPTSRKPVVAFGDTLEGDLSRRDFTVNAMALRVPDLVFVDPFDGLGDLARRVLRTPVDPRQSFDDDPLRMMRAARFVAQLGFRLDDDARAAIVDMAERITIVSAERVRDELTKLLLAEHPRAGLEVLVDTGLADHVLPELPALRLEIDEHHRHKDVYEHSLMVLEKAVALETGPDGAVPGPDLVLRLAALLHDVGKPRTRRFEEGGGVSFHHHEVVGAKMAAKRLKALRFDKQTVQDVARLTELHLRFHGYGEGEWTDSAVRRYVTDAGPLLERLHRLTRSDSTTRNQRKAQRLSRAYDDLEVRIARLREQEELASIRPDLDGTQIMAALGIGPGRVVGEAYRFLLELRLDRGPLGEDAARALLQEWWAARQADSGVSDDRPTGQPTD, from the coding sequence GTGCCCACCAGCCCTGACGACCACCGTCCTGCCCTGAACCAGCTGCAGCGCCGTGCCATCGAGGTCCTCGCGACCGTCGCGCCCGACGCCCTCGCGCTGGGGGAGCGGTTCCGGGAGCAGGGGCACGAGCTGGCCCTGGTCGGCGGTCCGGTGCGCGACGCCTTCCTCGGGCGGACCAGCAACGACCTGGACTTCGCGACGTCGGCGTCGCCGGACCAGGCGGAGCCGCTGCTGGCGGCGTGGGGCGATGCGCACTGGGACATCGGCCGCGAGTTCGGCACGGTCGGGGCGCGCCGGTTCGCCGGGCGGCACGGCGCCGCGTCGGCCGACGTCGTGGTCGAGGTGACGACCTACCGCACCGACGAGTACGACCCGACCTCCCGCAAGCCCGTCGTCGCGTTCGGCGACACCCTGGAGGGCGACCTGTCGCGGCGCGACTTCACGGTGAACGCGATGGCGCTGCGGGTGCCCGACCTGGTGTTCGTCGACCCGTTCGACGGGCTCGGCGACCTCGCGCGCCGGGTGCTGCGCACACCGGTGGACCCGCGGCAGTCCTTCGACGACGACCCCCTGCGCATGATGCGCGCGGCGCGGTTCGTGGCCCAGCTGGGCTTCCGGCTCGACGACGACGCACGGGCCGCGATCGTCGACATGGCCGAGCGCATCACGATCGTGTCCGCCGAGCGGGTGCGGGACGAGCTGACCAAGCTGCTGCTCGCGGAGCACCCGCGGGCCGGCCTGGAGGTGCTGGTCGACACCGGCCTGGCGGACCACGTGCTGCCCGAGCTGCCCGCCCTGCGGCTGGAGATCGACGAGCACCACCGCCACAAGGACGTGTACGAGCACTCGCTCATGGTGCTGGAGAAGGCCGTGGCGCTGGAGACCGGCCCGGACGGTGCGGTGCCGGGCCCCGACCTGGTGCTGCGCCTGGCGGCGCTCCTGCACGACGTCGGCAAGCCCCGCACCCGACGGTTCGAGGAGGGCGGCGGCGTGAGCTTCCACCACCACGAGGTCGTCGGCGCGAAGATGGCGGCCAAGCGGCTCAAGGCCCTGCGGTTCGACAAGCAGACGGTGCAGGACGTCGCGCGGCTGACCGAGCTGCACCTGCGGTTCCACGGGTACGGCGAGGGGGAGTGGACGGACTCGGCGGTGCGCCGGTACGTCACGGACGCCGGGCCCCTGCTCGAGCGGCTGCACCGCCTGACGCGGTCGGACTCCACCACGCGCAACCAGCGCAAGGCCCAGCGCCTGTCGCGCGCGTACGACGACCTCGAGGTGCGCATCGCCCGCCTGCGGGAGCAGGAGGAGCTCGCGTCGATCCGTCCGGACCTGGACGGCACGCAGATCATGGCCGCGCTCGGCATCGGCCCTGGTCGTGTGGTCGGCGAGGCCTACCGGTTCCTGCTCGAGCTGCGCCTCGACCGCGGCCCGCTGGGCGAGGACGCGGCCCGCGCGCTGCTGCAGGAGTGGTGGGCGGCACGGCAGGCCGACTCGGGCGTCAGCGACGACCGACCCACCGGTCAGCCGACTGACTGA
- a CDS encoding NUDIX hydrolase produces the protein MPSAARPPVPGRVPAPPGGHPLRIDPSRLTQRPAPAAMPVVDETSAGGLVVTRRHGLYEAAVIARRNRAGRLEWCLPKGHLEGDETPEQAAVREIAEETGITGRVLRRLGVIDYWFSGDEHRVHKVVHHFLLGAVHGELTVENDPDGEAEDVEWVAVAALPERLAYPNERRLADTARTVLGDDA, from the coding sequence ATGCCCAGCGCCGCCCGCCCGCCCGTGCCCGGGCGCGTGCCGGCGCCCCCGGGCGGCCACCCCCTGCGGATCGACCCCTCGCGGCTCACCCAGCGTCCCGCCCCGGCAGCCATGCCCGTCGTGGACGAGACCTCCGCGGGCGGCCTCGTCGTCACCCGTCGGCACGGGCTGTACGAGGCGGCCGTGATCGCCCGTCGCAACCGCGCGGGCCGCCTCGAGTGGTGCCTGCCGAAGGGCCACCTCGAGGGCGACGAGACCCCCGAGCAGGCCGCGGTCCGCGAGATCGCCGAGGAGACCGGCATCACCGGCCGCGTCCTGCGCCGCCTCGGCGTCATCGACTACTGGTTCTCCGGCGACGAGCACCGCGTGCACAAGGTCGTGCACCACTTCCTGCTCGGCGCCGTGCACGGCGAGCTCACGGTCGAGAACGACCCGGACGGCGAGGCCGAGGACGTCGAGTGGGTCGCCGTCGCCGCGCTCCCCGAGCGGCTGGCCTACCCGAACGAGCGCCGTCTGGCCGACACCGCCCGCACGGTGCTCGGCGACGACGCATGA
- a CDS encoding SpoIIE family protein phosphatase, which translates to MRRAPAPSGRVTGEAVLTGELARRILLDQSLAVVVSDPRLPDDPVVWANEAFERMTGWTSAEVVGRNCRFLQCAGTDPVAVARLRDALAAGEDAVELLLNARKDGSLFWNQLLVTQLRDADGVVTHRVGVQVDATARSVGDAARDTELALARQTAARLALLAEVSDELTRHLEYAGAVDALAEIVVPRTATWGFVAVTNEHGRFERVHVVAADPARADDARALGEDGPEWLIYSPRVQEALASGPDHVAQVDVVDHASLPARTTPRQLELLERLGLGSALVVPLRARDRALGVLVLVHERPDGFTRDVEVTAAHLSRRAGVVLENVRLYLAEREAALTLQRSLLPVIGDVAGLDVAATYLPSARMAQVGGDWFDAFALPDGAVCLAVGDVVGHDLRAAASMGQMRSLLRAAVWASQGPGAALARLDELVRGLELPDLATCVLVRWDPGGAGGAHLRWASAGHPPGLLRLPDGTVVDLDGGRTTPVGVHGQGAGAQAGRDVPPGATLVLYSDGLVERRDRGLRDGVARLRSALAAAPPGGSAAQVRDALVAALVDGHQEDDVCLLVVQDPATD; encoded by the coding sequence ATGAGACGCGCGCCCGCCCCGTCGGGCCGGGTCACGGGCGAGGCGGTGCTCACGGGCGAGCTCGCCCGGCGGATCCTGCTCGACCAGTCGCTCGCCGTCGTCGTCTCCGACCCCCGCCTGCCGGACGACCCCGTGGTGTGGGCCAACGAGGCGTTCGAACGGATGACGGGCTGGACGTCGGCCGAGGTCGTGGGCCGCAACTGCCGGTTCCTGCAGTGCGCGGGCACGGACCCGGTGGCGGTGGCCCGGCTGCGGGACGCGCTCGCCGCGGGCGAGGACGCCGTGGAGCTGCTGCTCAACGCCCGCAAGGACGGGTCGCTGTTCTGGAACCAGCTGCTGGTCACGCAGCTGCGTGACGCAGACGGCGTGGTCACGCACCGTGTCGGCGTGCAGGTGGACGCGACGGCCCGGTCCGTCGGGGACGCGGCCCGCGACACCGAGCTCGCCCTCGCCCGGCAGACCGCGGCACGCCTGGCGCTGCTCGCCGAGGTCAGCGACGAGCTGACGCGGCACCTGGAGTACGCGGGCGCGGTCGACGCCCTCGCGGAGATCGTCGTGCCACGGACCGCGACGTGGGGGTTCGTCGCGGTGACGAACGAGCACGGCCGGTTCGAGCGGGTGCACGTCGTGGCGGCCGACCCGGCCCGCGCGGACGACGCCCGCGCCCTGGGCGAGGACGGCCCGGAGTGGCTGATCTACTCGCCCCGGGTGCAGGAGGCGCTGGCCTCGGGGCCCGACCACGTGGCGCAGGTCGACGTCGTGGACCACGCCTCGCTGCCGGCGCGCACCACGCCGCGCCAGCTCGAGCTGCTGGAGCGCCTCGGGCTGGGCTCCGCGCTGGTCGTGCCGCTGCGGGCGCGCGACCGGGCGCTCGGCGTGCTCGTCCTGGTGCACGAGCGCCCCGACGGGTTCACGCGGGACGTCGAGGTGACGGCCGCGCACCTGAGCCGTCGGGCCGGCGTCGTGCTGGAGAACGTGCGCCTCTACCTGGCGGAGCGGGAGGCCGCGCTGACCCTGCAGCGGAGCCTGCTGCCGGTGATCGGCGACGTCGCCGGGCTCGACGTCGCGGCGACGTACCTGCCGTCGGCGCGGATGGCCCAGGTGGGCGGGGACTGGTTCGACGCGTTCGCCCTGCCGGACGGGGCGGTGTGCCTGGCCGTCGGCGACGTGGTCGGGCACGACCTGCGGGCGGCGGCGTCGATGGGCCAGATGCGGTCGCTGCTGCGCGCGGCCGTGTGGGCGTCGCAGGGCCCGGGCGCGGCGCTGGCCAGGCTCGACGAGCTGGTGCGAGGCCTCGAGCTGCCGGACCTGGCCACGTGCGTGCTCGTGCGCTGGGATCCGGGGGGCGCCGGCGGCGCGCACCTGCGCTGGGCGTCGGCGGGTCACCCGCCGGGCCTGCTGCGGCTGCCGGACGGCACTGTCGTCGACCTCGACGGCGGGCGGACGACGCCCGTGGGGGTGCACGGGCAGGGCGCGGGGGCGCAGGCGGGGCGGGACGTGCCGCCGGGTGCGACGCTGGTGCTCTACAGCGACGGCCTGGTCGAGCGGCGGGACCGGGGCCTGCGCGACGGCGTGGCCCGGCTCCGCTCGGCGCTCGCCGCGGCACCGCCCGGCGGGAGCGCGGCCCAGGTCCGCGACGCGCTCGTCGCCGCGCTGGTCGACGGGCACCAGGAGGACGACGTGTGCCTCCTCGTCGTGCAGGACCCGGCGACCGACTGA